A segment of the Lolium perenne isolate Kyuss_39 chromosome 3, Kyuss_2.0, whole genome shotgun sequence genome:
TAGTAGACACTGAACAACCCGCCATCTTCGGCTAGCTAGGCAAGGCATCATCTCACGACAACCCATGAGGAAGGGCAGCGAGTGCACGAGAATCAGCCCGGAGATCACCACCAGCGGCGGCAACCCCATGTTCTCCCGCCAAGCGAGCAGGTCCGACCACCACGGCCGGACGGCGCAGTCGTCCGGCCGGGACACGCCGAGGCAAGcgcgcggcggctgccgcctcctGAGGAGCGCGCGGTGGACTGCCGCGAGGCTCTGCCGGCGCGCGAAGGTGAGCGTCGTCACGGCGTTCCGGTCGGCGCCGAGCAGAAAAGCAGGTTCTCCCGGTTCCAGTGCCGCTTCGCGCTCGCCGGAATGCACGCCGGCAAGGAACAGCAGCAGGCGGCAGTCCGGTCCGGTGGTCGTCGTCGACGACTCCCACAAGAGCGAGGCGGTGGAGGAATGCATCAGGTTCATGAACTCCTCGTCCAGGAAGTACCGGTAGTACTGTTTTGTGGTTCGATCTACACCCTGTGTGCGCGGATGCTAGCGTCCTCCCTTGTAATTTCTCCCCATTTTGGCCTTTCATCTATGTGCGCATCTGATCTCATGTGCTTGTGGAAAATCATACGTACGGCAGCCTGCTTCTTTGCTCTTTGCGTGCTCTGAAATCTCTCGTTTTTACGTTTGTGCTTGTCAATATTCGTCACCTTATCCGAGCGCTGCCATCGACATAAGCTTTCTGTGATATTTTCAAATTCCGGAGATCGTGCTGTTAATTTTGAATCGCACTATGAGCAATCACTATTTTTTAAAACGTGTTAGCAAAAGATTTGCCTCCATCCATTAGTTAAGAATGAGTGTCATGATATGATAAGTTTCAAAGTTCAAGAACAATAAAAAGGATTTCTCTCCCAAAATTACACGACCCAAATGCTTTGCTCCCGCGGCGAACCAAAGCCTAAGCTCCGTTTTACCACCTCCATCCGAAAGCTAAAGACTTGTATTATTTTAAAAAGTCAAACTATGTAAAGTTTAACTTAGATTTTACAAaaattattaacatgcaaaatacaaaattaatatcattaaataaataataaaatatatttcgtatggtatctacaaaatattatatttgttgatagattgttctaaaagtttagtcaaactttacttgatttgacttttcaaaaaaaaaatcttaaGCTTTAGGATGAAGGTAGTAATGGATGGAAGTAGAATTGGTGGTGGAGCAGATTTGTTGTTGTACACTCaatttttttttgcttctttcaaACCATCCAACTTATGAGCATGATGATGAAGGCCATAGTTTTTAGGCTTGAAGAAGTCACCAAAGTGACTATTTGATGATGAATGCCACATGAAGGAGGCCATGGAATACACTACATCTTTTGTTTTTTTATAAAAGAACACAGCACTTTATTGACCAGGTAGAATTAATATAAAGAGTCTTCCGGATACAATCCGGTGCAAAATCATAAATGAAGCCTAGGCTACAAACATCACAAATTCTAGCAGGAATGTGCGCCACCTCGTTGAGAAAACGTCTAACATGTCGAAAGGAGAGCGGGGGGAAGGTCGCCAGCCGACACTTCATGGCCATCACCATTATGCACACCTCCTTTATTCTTTTTATAGGATGTTTTAGCAACTTAAATTTCTATGGAAATGGAAAACTCTGGCATCCACATCAATGGATGCATACAACATTTGATTATATTATTAAAGCATGTCTTACATAACAGTTCATGAATCACAAAGAGTTGGTACATGCTACATGAGCCATCGAAAGAACCTTTGAACCCGTCGCCTTGGTATCAACATGCTAGTCGTCTACCCGCAATAAAACATGTTAGTTTTCTATCAAATGCTTTAGCAGCTTAATTgactttccaaaaaaaaaaaatacaacacGAAATGACTATTATGAGTCGACTCGCAATTAACTTCTTTCTCATTCATAGTTGTAACTCATGTTGGAACTGATGACTTGAGTACGAATAACGAAATAATCCGACGGTATATTTCTCTTAGTTTTAACCGATGTTACAATTCATGACTAGCACATATCGAAGCATTTTTCGCAGCTGCAACTGATTTGTAAGTACTCCCTCCATACTGGTTTACTGCGTAATTACGCATTTC
Coding sequences within it:
- the LOC127338694 gene encoding uncharacterized protein, translating into MRKGSECTRISPEITTSGGNPMFSRQASRSDHHGRTAQSSGRDTPRQARGGCRLLRSARWTAARLCRRAKVSVVTAFRSAPSRKAGSPGSSAASRSPECTPARNSSRRQSGPVVVVDDSHKSEAVEECIRFMNSSSRKYR